The proteins below come from a single Archangium lipolyticum genomic window:
- a CDS encoding DUF2378 family protein, whose protein sequence is MMSLGSEEELFQRLTSLDPTHTVRGFFFNSVLEVVRLLGDESAVKHCLAAAGEHRYLDFFTYPTKSYVRMLYTAAKLLSGRYGSFEGALRVMGARTVMKFIDSAAGRALQVVVEGNPKRLLENLPAAHRMGVRGGQCTLRWTGSTCGILRIERISTPVPFIEGALRTLFEATRARNLMVSSRQTDPLDAEFEVSWE, encoded by the coding sequence ATGATGAGTCTCGGCTCCGAGGAGGAGCTGTTCCAGCGACTGACCTCCCTGGACCCCACGCACACCGTGCGCGGGTTCTTCTTCAACTCCGTGTTGGAGGTGGTGCGGCTGCTGGGAGACGAGTCCGCCGTGAAGCACTGCCTGGCCGCCGCTGGAGAGCATCGGTACCTGGACTTCTTCACCTACCCCACGAAGTCCTATGTCCGGATGCTCTACACCGCGGCGAAGCTCCTGAGCGGCAGGTATGGAAGCTTCGAGGGAGCCCTGCGGGTGATGGGCGCCCGGACGGTGATGAAGTTCATCGACTCCGCTGCGGGCAGGGCCCTACAGGTGGTGGTGGAGGGCAATCCGAAGCGGTTGCTCGAGAACCTCCCGGCGGCACACAGGATGGGGGTCCGGGGTGGGCAGTGCACGCTGAGGTGGACGGGCTCCACTTGCGGTATCCTGCGCATCGAGCGCATCTCCACTCCCGTCCCCTTCATCGAGGGCGCGCTGCGTACGCTCTTCGAGGCCACGAGAGCACGGAACCTGATGGTGTCCTCGCGGCAGACGGACCCTCTCGACGCCGAGTTCGAGGTGTCCTGGGAATGA
- a CDS encoding CHAT domain-containing protein, translating into MPRVERNPWLEITISRVGSETRISARSSREENPPAHTLDPSFSPELLRGFATNLKRAVEEAGPLGPGLIQQAHAFHEAIFRGALQQTLSRLHESADDRKVLLRLVLQDSELKAFPWEALCEPRTNRHFLGNSPTLFPVRGIHSGEPWQARDVGRGVHLMVVAPSDLTVHEPLRLKLQESIEAGELTWLEPIAGVSASEDYLFERLRDERELHILHFIGHGRVQESTPQLRLVDHDGQEHWLDVELLAQEIKQLDRKDLRLIVLEACRGAEPGPLASAAELLVQHGIEAVIAYLWPVDANVARLCSAAFYKALTSAAKQQGDVAQSLNVARRMVLSKSPSGAAAFSPVLYLRGSNPVLFNFKRRKLSPAPASTAPAERSFMPPALQGVLGERFSLVLGDRWRNERPFLEQFRERLQQRLRRDAQENPPPGLPMSALTQRYALRFNKSALELEFRDIFENIARHSPLVEALARWLVPGFHLTLLRLPVLELALARRQPGRTICTLQPSGPGGTRIRVMWRTAHQGDAWKSLHLPAPGLPPEDGQLQELYQAMNPRQSIVVFRPYCGYPLSHPLELEEPFLTEDDYLLGARRLEDWLPPDLATPLLAALRNQPALLLGLSMLTWHHRMLLHRLFDGKKLPARSLVLLEPGEKEQVLWERGDGLPSKQGVRALELGDAELITQLEAHAPQEVP; encoded by the coding sequence ATGCCAAGAGTCGAGAGGAATCCGTGGCTGGAGATCACCATCTCGCGCGTCGGTTCCGAGACGCGGATCTCGGCACGTAGCAGCCGCGAGGAGAATCCTCCGGCGCATACCCTCGACCCGTCCTTCTCCCCGGAGCTCCTGCGGGGATTCGCCACGAACCTGAAGCGGGCGGTCGAGGAAGCAGGGCCCCTCGGGCCGGGGCTCATCCAACAGGCCCACGCGTTCCACGAGGCGATCTTCCGGGGGGCTCTCCAGCAAACGCTGTCGCGGTTGCACGAATCGGCGGACGACAGGAAGGTGCTGTTGCGCCTCGTGCTCCAGGACAGCGAGCTCAAGGCCTTTCCCTGGGAAGCGCTCTGCGAGCCCAGGACGAACCGCCATTTCCTGGGCAACTCGCCGACGCTGTTCCCCGTCCGGGGAATCCATTCCGGTGAGCCCTGGCAGGCCCGCGACGTCGGCAGGGGCGTGCACCTGATGGTGGTGGCGCCCTCGGATCTGACCGTGCACGAGCCCCTGCGGCTCAAGCTCCAGGAGTCCATCGAGGCCGGGGAGCTCACGTGGCTGGAGCCCATCGCCGGAGTCAGCGCGAGCGAGGACTACCTCTTCGAGCGCCTGAGGGACGAGCGGGAGCTGCACATCCTCCACTTCATCGGTCACGGACGCGTCCAGGAGTCGACGCCCCAGCTTCGGCTCGTGGACCACGATGGCCAGGAGCACTGGCTCGACGTGGAGCTGCTGGCGCAGGAGATCAAGCAGCTCGACCGGAAGGATCTCCGGTTGATCGTCCTCGAGGCCTGCCGGGGCGCCGAGCCGGGGCCCCTGGCCAGCGCGGCGGAGCTGCTGGTGCAGCACGGCATCGAGGCCGTCATCGCCTACCTGTGGCCGGTGGATGCCAACGTGGCCCGGCTGTGCTCGGCCGCGTTCTACAAGGCGCTCACCAGCGCGGCGAAGCAGCAGGGCGACGTGGCCCAGAGCCTCAACGTCGCCAGGCGGATGGTGCTGAGCAAGTCTCCGAGCGGCGCCGCCGCGTTCTCTCCCGTGCTGTACCTGCGCGGCAGCAACCCCGTCCTCTTCAACTTCAAGCGCCGCAAGCTCTCCCCTGCTCCGGCCTCCACTGCCCCTGCGGAACGCTCGTTCATGCCCCCGGCCCTCCAGGGGGTGCTGGGGGAACGCTTCTCGCTGGTGCTGGGAGATCGCTGGCGGAACGAGCGCCCCTTCCTGGAGCAGTTCCGCGAGCGTCTACAGCAACGGCTCCGGCGGGATGCCCAGGAGAACCCGCCTCCCGGGCTGCCGATGAGCGCCCTGACCCAGCGCTACGCGTTGCGCTTCAACAAGAGCGCCCTGGAGCTCGAGTTCCGGGACATCTTCGAGAACATCGCCCGCCACTCCCCGCTCGTCGAGGCACTGGCGCGGTGGCTCGTCCCTGGCTTCCATCTCACCCTGCTGCGGCTCCCGGTGCTGGAGCTCGCGCTCGCGCGGCGGCAGCCAGGACGGACGATCTGCACCCTCCAACCCTCGGGGCCGGGCGGGACGCGGATCCGGGTGATGTGGCGCACCGCCCACCAGGGTGACGCGTGGAAGAGCCTGCACCTGCCGGCGCCGGGCCTGCCTCCGGAGGACGGGCAGCTCCAGGAGCTGTACCAGGCCATGAATCCACGCCAGTCCATCGTGGTGTTCCGCCCCTACTGCGGCTACCCGCTCAGCCATCCCCTGGAGCTCGAGGAGCCCTTCCTCACCGAGGACGACTACCTGCTGGGAGCCCGCAGGCTGGAGGACTGGCTGCCGCCGGATCTCGCCACGCCGCTGCTGGCCGCGCTGCGCAATCAACCAGCCCTGCTGCTGGGCCTGTCCATGTTGACCTGGCACCACCGGATGCTGCTGCACCGGCTCTTCGACGGGAAGAAGCTGCCGGCCCGGAGCCTCGTGCTCCTGGAGCCCGGCGAGAAGGAACAGGTGTTGTGGGAGCGGGGAGATGGTCTGCCCAGCAAGCAGGGCGTGCGAGCCCTGGAGTTGGGAGACGCGGAGCTCATCACCCAGCTCGAGGCCCATGCGCCCCAAGAGGTCCCATGA
- a CDS encoding nSTAND1 domain-containing NTPase: protein MSTRDSLAPLLASDPPLAPTRGNAPLLNPFPGPQPYRTTDRDRFFGREEMTQRLVSHLLAYSCTTLSGPSGAGKSSLVRAGAIPLLEEEHEHRTVIIDGWPSGKEPLDWLVESMCDQLDLERGPASRGSEGSSRGQDALDEAVRQAFLGSEQTILLYLDQLEQLFFPLRDLKKVDVLLERLEALTRQSAPNVRLLLALREDYLGPFRERARGHRVLLEHGFRLGPLTVAEMQNVACRAAAAGRPPLTWAPEQMRELILQVRTPGQEKSPEAEVQATYAQIVCRALWEQEVRGGDQVVLIEAAPILNRYLESTLDELGPLRSDAERLLEERLIDENGGRTLLMENQARAALPASSAEQVLAHLEMARVLHAEEHQGSRYFELGHDWLAKKVLQLKRERLRREWALAREQRQEAERRRHEEAEARRKLQEYQERRQREEEEKRRLKEEADRRLRGEAERRRRLQLIATTASTAALVLCTLLVWIWMQTKVADQTRQDALAQAGRTRELFLLAGARELVSRNQSALASKLLLESGGPADIPGWMELTYEILAAHPPELTLRGLQAASAAFSPDGSYLVTASEDGTVRVWSAGGSGPIVVFRGHEGLIHSVTFSPDGRRIVTASEDGTARVWNADGSGAPVVLRGHERGVTSAAFSPEGLRIVTASEDGTVRVWSAGGSEPPRVIRGHEGIVHSAAFSPDGQSIVTASEDGMSRVWRVSDSRPIQELRGHEWSVSSAAFSPDGRHIVTASWDGTARVWNTDGSGAPMVLQGHGGWVVSAAFSPDGRRIVTASEDGTARLWNADGSGAPVVLQGHGGSVRSATFSPDGQRIVTASRDGAVRVWNVEGPRLPLRLQGHTGRVVSAAFSPGGGRIITASEDGTARVWRTNDAEPLAVLQGHEGKVYLAAFSPNGQRVVIVSEGTARVRRTNDDGVPEVELWSQEGRILSAAFSPDGQSVITGCEDGAARVWNADGSGRPVTLRGHEGWVTSATFSPDGQRIVTASRDGTARVWRTNGLGAPVVLQGHEGWVTSAAFSPDGQRIVTASKDGTARVWNVDGVGPGVVLQGHEGGVYSAAFSPEGRRIATASEDGTVRVWSADGTGTPVVLRAHGGVVYSAAFSPDGQSLVTASEDGIARIWTLSIPELQQALRKVSTDCLPIGLRRTYLDEGDTRARRQYEACEQSYGRRPLSRQVP, encoded by the coding sequence ATGAGCACCCGCGACTCCCTGGCGCCCCTGCTCGCGAGCGATCCGCCGCTCGCGCCCACCCGGGGCAACGCTCCCCTCCTCAATCCCTTCCCGGGTCCCCAGCCCTACCGCACCACGGACCGAGACCGCTTCTTCGGCCGCGAGGAGATGACGCAGCGGCTGGTGAGCCACCTCCTCGCCTACTCCTGCACCACGCTCTCCGGTCCCTCGGGGGCGGGGAAATCGTCACTGGTGCGCGCCGGGGCCATCCCCCTCCTGGAGGAGGAGCACGAGCACCGCACCGTCATCATCGACGGGTGGCCCTCCGGCAAGGAGCCCCTGGACTGGCTCGTCGAGTCCATGTGCGATCAGCTCGATCTGGAGCGGGGCCCGGCTTCTAGGGGATCGGAGGGGAGCTCCCGCGGCCAGGACGCACTGGACGAGGCCGTGCGGCAGGCGTTCCTGGGCTCGGAACAGACCATCCTGCTCTACCTGGATCAGCTCGAGCAGCTCTTCTTCCCGCTGCGTGACCTGAAGAAGGTGGACGTGCTCCTGGAGCGGCTGGAGGCGCTCACGCGGCAGTCGGCCCCGAATGTGCGGCTGTTGCTGGCGCTGCGCGAGGACTACCTGGGGCCCTTCCGGGAGCGGGCGCGAGGGCACCGGGTGCTGCTGGAGCACGGGTTCCGGTTGGGGCCTCTCACGGTGGCGGAGATGCAGAACGTGGCGTGCCGGGCCGCCGCGGCGGGCAGGCCGCCCCTGACCTGGGCGCCCGAACAGATGCGGGAGCTGATCCTCCAGGTGCGGACCCCCGGGCAGGAGAAGTCACCCGAGGCGGAGGTGCAGGCGACATACGCGCAGATCGTCTGCCGGGCGCTCTGGGAGCAGGAGGTACGGGGTGGAGATCAGGTGGTCCTGATCGAGGCCGCGCCGATCCTCAATCGCTACCTGGAGTCCACGTTGGACGAGCTGGGGCCACTGCGATCGGACGCGGAGCGGCTGCTGGAGGAGCGGCTGATCGACGAGAACGGCGGCCGGACGCTGCTGATGGAGAACCAGGCGCGCGCCGCGTTGCCGGCCAGCAGCGCGGAGCAGGTGCTGGCGCACCTGGAGATGGCGCGGGTGCTGCACGCGGAGGAGCACCAGGGCAGCCGGTACTTCGAGCTGGGGCATGACTGGCTGGCGAAGAAGGTGCTGCAACTCAAGCGGGAGCGGTTGCGGCGGGAGTGGGCGCTGGCGCGCGAGCAGCGGCAGGAAGCCGAACGCAGGCGGCACGAGGAAGCGGAGGCACGGCGCAAGCTCCAGGAGTACCAGGAGCGCAGGCAGCGGGAGGAGGAAGAGAAGCGCAGGCTGAAGGAGGAAGCGGACCGGAGGCTCAGGGGAGAAGCGGAGCGGAGGAGACGGCTACAGCTCATCGCCACGACGGCCTCCACGGCGGCGCTGGTGCTGTGCACGCTGCTCGTGTGGATCTGGATGCAGACGAAGGTCGCGGATCAGACGCGGCAGGACGCGCTCGCCCAGGCGGGCCGGACGCGAGAGCTGTTCCTGCTCGCGGGGGCCCGGGAGCTGGTGAGCCGCAATCAATCCGCGCTGGCCTCGAAGCTGCTGCTGGAGAGCGGTGGGCCCGCGGACATCCCCGGCTGGATGGAGCTCACCTATGAAATCCTGGCCGCCCACCCGCCCGAGCTGACCCTGAGAGGCCTCCAGGCCGCGTCCGCCGCGTTCAGCCCGGATGGCTCGTACCTCGTCACCGCCTCGGAGGATGGCACGGTGCGGGTGTGGAGCGCCGGCGGCTCGGGCCCCATCGTGGTATTCCGGGGACACGAGGGCCTCATCCATTCCGTCACGTTCAGCCCGGATGGGCGGCGCATCGTCACCGCCTCGGAGGATGGCACGGCCCGGGTGTGGAACGCCGATGGCTCGGGAGCCCCCGTGGTGCTTCGGGGTCATGAGAGAGGTGTCACCTCGGCGGCGTTCAGCCCGGAGGGGCTGCGGATCGTCACGGCCTCGGAGGATGGCACGGTGCGGGTGTGGAGCGCTGGGGGCTCGGAACCACCTCGGGTGATCCGGGGACATGAGGGCATCGTGCACTCCGCGGCCTTCAGTCCGGACGGCCAGTCCATCGTCACCGCCTCCGAGGACGGCATGTCACGGGTGTGGCGCGTCAGCGACTCGCGGCCCATCCAGGAGCTCCGGGGACACGAGTGGAGTGTGAGCTCCGCTGCGTTCAGTCCGGATGGTCGGCACATCGTCACCGCTTCCTGGGACGGTACGGCGCGCGTGTGGAACACGGATGGCTCGGGTGCTCCGATGGTGCTCCAGGGACACGGGGGCTGGGTCGTCTCCGCGGCGTTCAGCCCGGATGGTCGGCGCATCGTCACCGCCTCGGAAGATGGCACGGCCCGGTTGTGGAACGCCGATGGCTCGGGTGCTCCGGTGGTGCTCCAGGGACACGGGGGGAGCGTCCGTTCCGCGACGTTCAGCCCGGACGGCCAGCGCATCGTCACGGCCTCCAGGGATGGCGCGGTCCGGGTGTGGAACGTCGAGGGCCCTCGCCTTCCCCTCCGGCTCCAGGGACACACGGGGCGGGTCGTCTCCGCCGCGTTCAGCCCGGGAGGGGGGCGCATCATCACCGCCTCGGAAGACGGCACGGCGCGGGTGTGGCGTACCAACGATGCGGAGCCTCTCGCGGTGCTCCAGGGTCACGAGGGAAAGGTCTACCTGGCCGCGTTCAGCCCGAATGGGCAACGCGTCGTCATCGTCTCGGAGGGAACGGCCCGGGTGCGACGCACCAATGACGATGGGGTTCCCGAGGTGGAGCTGTGGAGCCAGGAAGGAAGGATTCTCTCCGCCGCGTTCAGCCCGGACGGCCAGTCCGTCATCACCGGCTGCGAGGACGGTGCGGCACGAGTGTGGAACGCCGACGGATCGGGACGCCCGGTCACGCTCCGGGGACACGAAGGCTGGGTCACCTCCGCCACGTTCAGCCCGGATGGGCAGCGCATCGTCACGGCCTCCAGGGACGGCACGGCTCGCGTGTGGCGCACGAACGGATTGGGAGCTCCGGTGGTGCTCCAGGGACATGAGGGCTGGGTCACCTCCGCCGCGTTCAGCCCGGATGGGCAGCGCATCGTCACGGCCTCCAAGGACGGCACGGCTCGCGTGTGGAACGTGGACGGAGTGGGCCCCGGTGTGGTGCTCCAGGGACACGAAGGAGGGGTCTACTCGGCCGCGTTCAGCCCGGAGGGGCGACGCATCGCCACGGCCTCCGAGGATGGCACGGTCCGGGTGTGGAGCGCCGACGGCACGGGAACGCCCGTGGTACTTCGGGCTCATGGGGGAGTCGTCTACTCGGCCGCGTTCAGCCCGGATGGCCAGAGCCTCGTCACGGCTTCCGAGGACGGGATCGCGAGGATCTGGACCCTGTCCATCCCAGAGCTCCAGCAGGCACTACGGAAGGTGAGTACCGACTGCCTGCCGATTGGCTTGCGCCGCACCTATCTCGACGAGGGCGATACGAGGGCCCGGCGGCAATACGAAGCCTGCGAGCAGTCATACGGCCGCCGTCCCCTGTCCAGACAGGTGCCTTGA
- a CDS encoding AAA family ATPase has product MSDKSLRVYFTTHHDGRLTGQLLPVWESFFDEPPPSAYGASETEVYSLLETRVRQLMLDDPTTIHRFLWEEELQARTIAVEVHPQTVHKKRPIISKALVPLKLTYVYGKMESGAWRVRVPRFGWSFVIEELSIARQVLQHALTTALLGEKPKGLYDFRHEGEEYVRSWDPGRLELDEKRGSTEEPPHPVLAQIGEELTSRALGSRQPPLVHDSDTREDWISHAMRQPPRSLLFVGGPGVGKTSQVLRLARVIAERRREDKEKLLPDIWRTSAERIVAGMVYLGMWQERCLKIIDALSHENHYLYVDRLTSLLAPQPDGSSIGDLLLPAAMSGEISLIAECSEAELERCQRRFAEALRPFRVIRIEQPAASEMPALMQRYQAVKHSRVSIHSMGLRQLVGHLETFQRDTLFPGKAFRFLDWLEQQGERGKARTLYPRDVSEAYARYTGLPLQLISDEVPSDQATLAAQLKQGVIGQDRACERAAGVLARFKAGLNDPEKPVGTLLFAGPTGVGKTELSKQLTRTLFGHEERMIRLDMSEYMLPGSAQRLMEVGPGITSLAERVRQQPLSLVLFDEIEKAHPDVFDLLLGILGEGRLTDSLGRLVDFRMTVVCMTSNLGVEQSEPAGFGAERGSEDFLRAIRQAFRPELFNRIDHVIPFRRLSEADVLRIVDLELEKAASRAGLLRRRLRLVVEPEARAWLAHHGYDPKLGARPLKRLIEARVMAPIAVRLSADAGLEGAMLPVVVAGTQAERMLRPEYRALATVLDG; this is encoded by the coding sequence ATGAGCGACAAGAGCCTTCGCGTCTACTTCACCACCCACCACGACGGCCGGCTCACCGGGCAGCTCCTGCCCGTCTGGGAGAGCTTCTTCGACGAGCCCCCACCGTCCGCCTACGGCGCCAGCGAGACCGAGGTGTATTCGCTCCTGGAGACGCGGGTGCGGCAGTTGATGCTCGACGATCCCACCACGATCCACCGCTTCCTGTGGGAGGAGGAGCTGCAGGCCCGGACCATCGCGGTCGAGGTCCACCCGCAGACCGTGCACAAGAAGCGGCCGATCATCTCCAAGGCGCTCGTCCCGCTGAAGCTGACGTACGTCTACGGGAAGATGGAGAGCGGCGCCTGGCGTGTGCGCGTGCCTCGCTTCGGCTGGTCGTTCGTCATCGAGGAGCTCTCCATCGCCCGCCAGGTGCTCCAGCATGCGCTCACCACCGCGCTGCTCGGCGAGAAGCCCAAGGGGCTCTACGACTTCCGCCACGAGGGCGAGGAGTATGTCCGGAGCTGGGATCCGGGGCGCCTGGAGCTGGACGAGAAGCGCGGTTCCACCGAGGAGCCTCCGCATCCGGTACTCGCGCAGATCGGCGAGGAGCTGACCTCGCGCGCCCTGGGCAGCAGGCAGCCTCCGCTGGTCCATGACAGTGACACCCGGGAGGACTGGATCAGCCACGCGATGCGCCAGCCACCGCGGTCGCTCCTCTTCGTCGGGGGGCCGGGGGTCGGCAAGACGAGCCAGGTGCTCAGGCTCGCTCGGGTGATCGCGGAGCGGCGGCGCGAGGACAAGGAGAAACTCCTGCCGGACATCTGGCGCACCAGCGCCGAGCGCATCGTGGCCGGAATGGTCTACCTGGGCATGTGGCAGGAGCGCTGCCTGAAGATCATCGACGCGCTCTCGCACGAGAACCACTACCTCTACGTGGACCGGCTCACGTCCCTCCTGGCGCCCCAGCCGGACGGCTCGTCCATTGGCGATCTGCTCCTGCCCGCCGCGATGAGCGGGGAGATCTCCCTCATCGCCGAGTGCTCCGAGGCCGAGCTCGAGCGCTGCCAGCGGCGCTTCGCCGAGGCCCTGCGGCCCTTCCGCGTCATCCGCATCGAGCAGCCCGCGGCCTCGGAGATGCCGGCGCTCATGCAGCGCTACCAGGCGGTGAAGCACAGCCGCGTGAGCATCCACTCCATGGGCCTGCGGCAGCTCGTCGGCCACCTGGAGACGTTCCAGCGCGACACCCTGTTCCCCGGGAAGGCCTTCCGCTTCCTCGACTGGTTGGAGCAGCAGGGCGAGCGCGGCAAGGCCCGGACGCTCTATCCCCGCGACGTTTCCGAGGCCTATGCCCGCTACACGGGACTGCCCCTCCAGCTCATCAGCGATGAGGTCCCCTCCGATCAGGCCACGCTCGCGGCGCAGTTGAAGCAGGGCGTCATCGGACAGGACCGCGCCTGCGAGCGGGCCGCGGGCGTGCTCGCGCGCTTCAAGGCCGGGCTCAATGATCCGGAGAAGCCGGTGGGCACGCTGCTCTTCGCCGGACCCACCGGCGTGGGGAAGACCGAGCTGTCCAAGCAGCTCACGCGTACGCTGTTCGGCCACGAGGAGCGGATGATCCGGCTCGACATGTCCGAGTACATGCTGCCCGGCTCGGCCCAGCGACTGATGGAGGTGGGCCCCGGCATCACCAGCCTCGCCGAGCGCGTGCGCCAGCAGCCCTTGTCCCTCGTCCTGTTCGATGAGATCGAGAAGGCCCACCCGGATGTGTTCGATTTGCTGCTTGGCATCCTGGGGGAGGGGAGACTCACCGACAGCCTCGGGCGGCTGGTGGACTTCCGGATGACGGTGGTCTGCATGACGAGCAACCTCGGCGTCGAGCAGTCCGAGCCCGCGGGCTTCGGGGCCGAGCGCGGCTCGGAGGACTTCCTGCGTGCCATCCGGCAGGCGTTCCGTCCGGAGCTGTTCAACCGCATCGATCATGTCATCCCGTTCCGCCGGCTGTCGGAGGCGGACGTGCTGCGCATCGTCGACCTGGAGCTGGAGAAGGCGGCCTCGCGCGCGGGGCTGCTGCGGCGCAGGTTGCGGCTGGTGGTGGAGCCGGAGGCACGGGCCTGGCTCGCCCACCACGGGTATGATCCGAAGCTGGGTGCCCGGCCGTTGAAGCGGCTCATCGAGGCCAGGGTGATGGCCCCCATCGCCGTGCGGCTCTCGGCCGATGCCGGACTGGAGGGCGCGATGCTCCCGGTGGTCGTCGCCGGCACCCAGGCCGAGCGCATGCTGCGGCCCGAGTACCGGGCGCTCGCGACGGTGCTCGATGGATGA